CGCCGCCGCCGGCTCCAACCGCGCCAGCACCCGAGGCCCCGGCTGGAAACGCGCCAGCTCCCGCTTCGAAAAAGGCGAACAACGCATCATCGAGTCACGCGGCAGCGCGGTGAGCCTCGGCAACAAGGGCCGCGATGACCTCACCGTCGGGATGCGCGTCTTCCACGGCAAGTTCGGCTACGGCAAGATCGAAGCGATCGAGGGCAACAAGCTCGAGATCGAGTTCGAGAAAGCGGGGCGGAAGCGGGTGCTGGATAGCTTTGTGAGTTTGGACTGATGCTGAAGAATCTCTCCAATCTGGGCGAAAAGAAAGTCTACGGTGAAATCATAGGAGCCACCCAGTCGTATGCGGGAAAGATATATGAGAAGGTTCGTATTGCAGATGCTGTAGATATTTCTTGCTTACCAATGGAACTTCGACAGTTCGCACTTATGTCTCATCTTGATTTCTGCATTGCGGACGAGACGGGATATCCGGTTCTCGTTATCGAGTATGATGGTGGAGGGCACGATCAAAAAAACGATTACAAGAAAAATCGCATCATAAAATTGGCGGACTTGACCTTCTTCAGGGTCAACGAGGAAGCTGTGGACATTCGTACGGCAAGGATGACACTGCTTGAGTACTTGGTTCACACTTATTTTATGGGCGTTTGTTTCATTGAGGCTCAGAAAAAGGGTGAAATATCCTACGACGAGCCATTTATAATGGGAGCGTTCCTCAAACCAACTGCGAAACATCTATTTGATTCTGATTTTGAATTTACAATTGGACCGAAGTCACGTTGCATTTCCAATCTGAGACGACATGGATATAATGAAGTAAATTCGTACGACTTCAACATGTTGGTGGTCGGCTTGTATGGTGACGAAGACGAATGGGTCACCTATACGAGCGTGGAAGTCGGCGATCGTTATGTTTATGGGAAAGGGCGCTTACGTCTTTGCACTCCGAACCTCGGCCGCATTTCGGAAATCCCGTTCGGATACTCGGCGTTGGGCGACTTTTGCGAAGGGCTAGCTCTAGAGAACCTCAACGAGGAACTAGAAGCTTTTTTCAGCGGTGGCGGTCACACGATTCAAGAGCCATCAGACGTTCGGACCGAAATAGAAGTTCTGCACGCGCGTGGTTTCAAGATGTTGCGTGGAGGGGCTGGTGCGGACACCATGTTGAGTAGTTTCTGGGGCAAACTGAACTAACTTGGAAATCAGTCCTATCCGCCGCTGGAGAATGTATCAGTGATAAAAATAGTCAGCGCAGAAAAGCACGCTCGCAAGTATCGTGACGAATGTAAAAAACTGATCCCCATCGCGAATTTCGGCGACGCTGGTGATATTTCGTCACAGATGCTGGACAGCTTCGAGACTGCAGTGGAAAGCGACCGAGAACAACTTATTCACGAGGCCTTCGAGGCGCACCCTTACGCACTTCAATACGCTATTGATCAATCCGGACATCATGGCACTTGGCTTATTTCGAAGCAGATGATCAGAACTTCTATCAAGGGTCAATCTTCAGGGTTGATCCCTGACTTTTTAGCTTTCACGCGTAGCTCACTCGGATTGTTCGCATGGGTCGTCGAGTTGAAACGACCGAGCATGAATTTCTGTAAGATCAACGGGACACCGAGCGCTAATGGATCTAATGCACTCACACAGCTCAATAATTATTCAGATCATATTGCTAATTTTATCGAGACCGTTCGATCAAACTCAGGCCTCGAAAATCTTAGGGCACCTATTGGGAAGCTTTTGCTAATGGGCCGGAGCTCTTCAGAAACGGTGGCTCAAACGCATGGCCGGCGTTTATTCAACAAGCCCTTTGAGCAACAGATAGTGTCATATGATCGTATTATTCACGGAATTTCCTTCGATCTCCAATCTCGACTAAATTGGACCGATCGGACTTAGAGTCACCCTCCTCCGCGCCATCAACGCCGGCACGCCGCTCAAGATGGACGCCCTGCGCGCGCTCGCGGCAGCGGCGGGCTATGCGGATCCGCGGACCTATATCGCCAGCGGCAACCTCCTCCTCGATACCGACGATAGCGAGGCGCAAATCCGCGCCCGCCTCGGCCCCGCGCTCGAGGCCCATGTCGGCGCCCCCGTCCCGCTCTTCGTCCGCACCGCCGACGAACTCGACGCCCTCCTCGCCGCCAACCCATGGCCCGATGCCCCCGGCAACAAGGTCATGGCGCTCTTCCTCGACGATGCCCCGACACAGGCCGACATCACCGCCGCCACCCACATCACCGACGAGCAAATCGCGCTCGGCACCCGCCACCTCTACCTGCACTACCCCTCGGGCCAGGGCCGCAGCCGCCTCAGGCTCCCCGCAATGGACCGCGGCACCGCGCGCAACATGAACACGGTCAGGAAACTCAGCCACCTCGCCCGCGCCTGACCGGATACGCCAGACACCGCGCGACAGGCGTGGCGATCCATGCTATACCACTGGCATCACAAGAATTTTATCAGAAGCATCCTGTGACTGTCGGAACGAGTAACTCGCCGACGCTTTCCGCAGGAACGCTCCATGCCCATCACCGATCTCAACGAGCTGCTCCACCGCGAACAGGTCGCG
The nucleotide sequence above comes from Sphingomicrobium arenosum. Encoded proteins:
- a CDS encoding Shedu anti-phage system protein SduA domain-containing protein; translation: MIKIVSAEKHARKYRDECKKLIPIANFGDAGDISSQMLDSFETAVESDREQLIHEAFEAHPYALQYAIDQSGHHGTWLISKQMIRTSIKGQSSGLIPDFLAFTRSSLGLFAWVVELKRPSMNFCKINGTPSANGSNALTQLNNYSDHIANFIETVRSNSGLENLRAPIGKLLLMGRSSSETVAQTHGRRLFNKPFEQQIVSYDRIIHGISFDLQSRLNWTDRT
- a CDS encoding DUF2726 domain-containing protein; the encoded protein is MLKNLSNLGEKKVYGEIIGATQSYAGKIYEKVRIADAVDISCLPMELRQFALMSHLDFCIADETGYPVLVIEYDGGGHDQKNDYKKNRIIKLADLTFFRVNEEAVDIRTARMTLLEYLVHTYFMGVCFIEAQKKGEISYDEPFIMGAFLKPTAKHLFDSDFEFTIGPKSRCISNLRRHGYNEVNSYDFNMLVVGLYGDEDEWVTYTSVEVGDRYVYGKGRLRLCTPNLGRISEIPFGYSALGDFCEGLALENLNEELEAFFSGGGHTIQEPSDVRTEIEVLHARGFKMLRGGAGADTMLSSFWGKLN
- a CDS encoding DUF1697 domain-containing protein — encoded protein: MGLRVTLLRAINAGTPLKMDALRALAAAAGYADPRTYIASGNLLLDTDDSEAQIRARLGPALEAHVGAPVPLFVRTADELDALLAANPWPDAPGNKVMALFLDDAPTQADITAATHITDEQIALGTRHLYLHYPSGQGRSRLRLPAMDRGTARNMNTVRKLSHLARA